In the Paenibacillus sp. FSL H7-0357 genome, one interval contains:
- a CDS encoding helix-turn-helix transcriptional regulator: MKIDRLLSIVILLMNRPLIQAKELADMFEVSARTIYRDIDSINNAGIPVVTYQGANGGIGLMEGYRLDRNLLTERELADIFTALQSVSSYVGGEHTLLMEKISSVIPPAQSAAFRSKTTQLIVDFSPWGLNGPLEERLTLLKEALEEGVAVAFEYVNADGRMSKRSVEPYTLVLKGQAWYLYGLCAKHGEFRLFKLLRMKALVKEDRVYVRQDIPLKDFPWTKGWMRPADSLPVVLHFSAAGKHLAEDYFDSTELQPDGNGGYTVRVHYPEDNWLYGFLLGFGTSVEVLEPEHIRVRMGELAAGIAAKYK, translated from the coding sequence TTGAAAATAGATCGTTTGCTCTCCATAGTAATCCTGTTGATGAACCGCCCGCTCATTCAGGCCAAGGAGCTGGCCGACATGTTCGAGGTCTCCGCCCGCACCATCTACCGCGATATCGACAGCATTAACAATGCTGGCATCCCTGTCGTAACCTATCAGGGTGCAAACGGCGGAATTGGTCTCATGGAGGGATACCGCCTGGACCGCAATCTGCTGACGGAGCGTGAGCTGGCCGATATTTTCACCGCTTTGCAAAGCGTCTCTTCCTATGTCGGAGGAGAACACACACTGCTGATGGAAAAAATCAGCAGTGTAATCCCCCCTGCCCAATCCGCCGCCTTCCGCAGCAAAACAACCCAGTTGATCGTCGATTTCTCTCCTTGGGGGCTGAATGGCCCCCTGGAAGAACGGCTGACTCTGCTCAAGGAAGCGCTGGAAGAAGGAGTCGCTGTCGCCTTCGAATATGTAAACGCCGACGGCAGGATGAGCAAGCGCTCTGTGGAACCTTACACGCTGGTGCTCAAAGGGCAAGCCTGGTATTTGTACGGCCTGTGTGCAAAGCACGGAGAGTTCCGCTTATTCAAGCTGCTGCGTATGAAAGCGCTGGTAAAGGAAGACCGGGTGTATGTCCGGCAGGATATCCCCCTGAAGGATTTCCCCTGGACTAAAGGGTGGATGCGGCCCGCTGACTCACTGCCAGTGGTACTGCATTTCTCAGCGGCAGGCAAACATCTCGCCGAAGATTATTTTGATTCGACTGAACTTCAGCCGGACGGCAACGGCGGGTACACCGTTAGGGTTCATTATCCGGAGGATAACTGGCTTTACGGTTTTTTGCTGGGGTTCGGAACCTCGGTTGAGGTGCTGGAGCCGGAGCATATCCGCGTCCGGATGGGAGAACTTGCTGCAGGCATCGCAGCAAAATACAAATAA
- a CDS encoding zinc ribbon domain-containing protein translates to MNIEETSPHQHEAVFCQSCGMPMPEAELLGSEQDGTKNEDYCIYCYEAGEFKQPDITLQGMTDLCTGFMVEEGMEEAAAHKLLAESLPSLKRWKTTAAVE, encoded by the coding sequence ATGAATATAGAAGAGACTTCGCCCCATCAACATGAGGCTGTATTCTGCCAGAGCTGCGGAATGCCAATGCCTGAAGCGGAGCTGCTGGGCAGCGAGCAGGATGGCACTAAGAATGAGGATTATTGTATCTACTGTTACGAAGCCGGGGAATTCAAGCAGCCTGACATAACGCTGCAGGGTATGACGGATCTCTGCACCGGATTCATGGTGGAGGAAGGCATGGAGGAGGCTGCGGCGCACAAGCTGCTCGCCGAGTCGCTTCCTTCACTGAAACGCTGGAAGACGACAGCTGCGGTGGAGTAA